TCGTCTTTGTTTTCCATCTCTTTCAGTATCCTAGGTCTGCCAAAGAAGGATTTTATTGCTAGGTAAGGAAGAGTATTGTTTCCCCTTGTATTTTTGCCAAAACCGGTTAGTTTTctgatttctttttcttgtgaAATGGCATTCTGGTGGGTTGAAGTGGGTTGAgcattaaattttaaaaatacctTCAAATCTGGTTTCTGTGTATATGGTTTTTTGATCAGAAacctgttttctgttttttagatcagcaaactggtttctggatttttgtttttttttttttaatcaggaatctggtttttgggttttctaGCGCTAGTAGCAGTATATGGCagagaaaggaggaaaaggGTTCTCCCTGCCCAAGTCTTCTCTCAAATCTCCCGGTATGCATGcctttatacatatatatatcccaAATTTTCCTTTCTAACTTCCGACCAAGCATGCAGTTAAATGTTTGTACATCTTGGTAAAAACCCCAAATCAGCACATGTTAAGATATGCAGTACCCCATTTCTGCTAGTAAGAAAAAACATAATTTCAAGATACCCGGAACAAATTTCAGTTGAGAAGCGCATCGAATGATGGCAGTCTTTTTGTTGCGTGACACACATATGGTTATAACGGGCAATAAAACAAATTTCTGTTGAGCAGCACATCGAATGATGGCAGTCTTTTCGTTGCGTGACACACATATGCTTATAACAGGCAATGATCTGTTCTTACTTGAGAATGTAGAAATGTGTGCTAAGCAACAAAATTGATCTTTTGATAGGCCCTTTCCTTTTGGTGGGTGCATTATATGTGTAGGTTTTgtttgttgttatttttcttcttcttgttattTACTTGGTGAAGGTATCCTCGAAAGAAAGATTTAGTGATGCTATTTGTCTTAACCATCTCCTTTTCTCATTCAAATTTCTTTGCCTAGCTCATTTGAAAGGGAAGGATGATAGCCCAGCAAAGTCAAAGAGTGGGCGAAAAGTTCAGTTTGATTCTGAAGGTGTAAACCTATTCATTCTTTGTTCTTCTCTCGCAAAAGTCCTTAGTTAGTATCCTCAGCTGGTCCAAAGATGCATGGGACTCTGAATTCTAATCCCGTCTCACCATTTTCAAATGTTACTCTTGATGCTATAGATTCACTAGAATCCGACATCAACCAGTCATCAAAAGCTGGTGGGAAGGGTGATACTCCTTTTGGtatgttagatttcttagagggttccaacttaaaaccaattggcaataggtggagtagcctctagaatagattaaccaagtttgggtggcttaaatgagcgatgtgggacaagtctatcACTCCCCCTCACATGCAtgacagaccaggagctgaGCGATTGACTCGGGTGACAGAGATGACACAGACTTTCCCATGAAGGGTGAAGCCACCcaagcctagctctgataccatgttagatttcctAGAGGGTTCcaatctaaaaccaattggcaataggtggagtagcctctagaatagATTAAcaaagcttgggtggcttaaatgagtgatgtgggacaagtctaacatgGTAAAGGTAAAAAGTTGTTCTATGCTTACCAGAGATACTTCCTAtgtgtgatttcttgttttgttgataCTTATGTGTACTGATATGTGACTGATGTACATATTTCTAGGTGATTGGGGAAAAGGGGGGAAAGGAGACAAGGTTGCAAATGGTGGCAAGAGCTCAATGCCAAAAGGATCTTCCACATCCAGGCAAAAAAATGAGCAGGGTTAGTGCTTGCTTTTCCTGGACACAATATATATGGTCCTTTGAAAGACATGacgttaattttgttttgttctttctatTTAATAGGTCATACTAGTGTCACTACATTTATAGAATTGCTGCGAAAATGGTGATACCATGTTGGATAATTGCAGAATTAAATAAACTCTTAGTGCAAAAAGTGACATTAAACTCTAAAGTGGCTTCACAAAATTAATTGCTTAGAGGAgcatttggaaaaaaaacaaaaaaagaatcttTGATTGGAATTTCCTGTGAATGAGTTAAAGATCCATTTATTTGTCACTTGGGAAAGAGTTCTTCAGAACCTAACAGTGCATGAAAATGGTATGTTTTGAGCTAAAGCCTTAAAAGGACCTTCCTcgtttttcttctgttttttttttttttgtgtgttattTGTTTCATCTACTTTGGTGATTTTTGCTTACCTCCTTGGAAAGTATTTTGTTACCATCTTGACATTAGAATGGCAACACCCTTGAACCTTTTTTTGTAGTAGATTAGGTCAAGATGAATACAACCTGAACAGTATTGGATTGTTGGTGTCTGTTGAAAATGTTTGGCCTCTGGTATGGGTGGTAGATGTGGCTGAGCTTGACAGGTATTAGGTTAGTTGTCTATGCCCTCGACATAGCTTAATGGAGAAACAGATTCATGTATCCGACCACCCAAAATAAATGGGCTTAAGGCTTTGCTTGGTCtggtctggtttggtttggtttagctAAATACACTATGAATGTATGAAGTAGAAATTGTTTTTCACATCATTTGTTGGTATTGGGCAGAACTTCCAAAGAACGCCAAATGTCTGATGGACTGTGAGGCAGCAGATATTGTACAAGGAATCCAGGAGCAAATGGTTGTACTATCTGAAGATCCAACAATTAAAATCCCAATGTGAGGAACATTGTTTAAAGTTTTATCTTCTTGATTAAGGAAACTGCTGTAGGTATAAGGATTTGGTTCATCTCATTGAGAAGCCCTAACACGTTTCTTTGCAGACCATTTGATAGGGGCCTCCAGTATGCTAAGAATGGTAGCCGCTATACAGACCCTGAATCTGTTCGACAAGTGCTTGAGTATCCTTTTACTTATTGGAAAACGATGTTATTGTTGTTTGCCTTGTTATTAATTATTGTTAATCTTATTATGTGGGAGAGTATCTGTCATCATTCACGAGGTTTATCCCAATTATGATTTTGACCAATCTGTTGTTGAGCCATTAACTCAAATATCAGGCCTCTCAAAGCACATGGCGTTTCTGACAGCGAGGTATCTATCTCAGCCTGAGTTACTGACCTAATTTGATGATAACTGGGTGATGTTTTGATTCGGTGTTTGTCTACAGATATGCATGATTGCCAATATATGTCCAGAGTCTTTGGATGAAGTTTTTGCCCTAATCCCATCCTTGAAGGTATGACACGTCTGAGGTTAGCTTGTGGTCTCATAAATCTTCTGCATAATGCTTATGTGCTTGTGGAACTATTCTTGATGGACAAGCAAAAATGGGGACTCAGctatgaagcatggatactGATACAGGAAACGGACAATACGATACGGATACGGCGATAcgcaaaaatctaaaaaaatggaTACGGGTATGACTAGGATACGTTAGATTTAAGAGGCATTTTTATACTAGCTATTTAGCTTCTTATTACCCCTAATAACAAGCATAGTGATAAAACTGTTATATTTTCCATATGCATTATTGTTGTCTATAAGTCATTAAGTTTACTTGGTTACTTGATTAATTATCGAAGTATAATTTTTATTCGAACACATGTATGACAATTGACACAGtaaaaaatgttcaaataaCTATTAACAAAGCAGCTACTTCTCTATTCTCAGAATCTCACTATCTCTTAACAAAGCAAGTGCTACAAATCTATCATTCCATTATTCCTAACAATGTTACTCTACTACTATGCAAGAAATGTCACAATCTTAATTTCGTAGAAGTTTGGATGTGTGTCTTAAAGTATCCAAtacttcaaaaattaaatactcctccgttccaatttggTAGTCCTGCTTTGGgaatccaactttttaagggagCTTAATTATTACATGTACAGAATTTTACCCTTCATGGAATAACTTGTGTACCAATTTAAATTGGTACCGCTTGTTTCCTAATAAAATTCCCAAATCCTGAAAATTTAGGTGGCAAGCTTGGCTCCAAACCAGAGGTATTGGTTCCAATTGGAGGTAAAATTGGCTGGGCTATTCAGTAGTCTCAGAAGGAATTCAGAATTCAATCTAAAAGGAAACCATAATGAACAATTTAAAGAAGGGCAAACATGGAAAGTTGGAtcactttttgttttgacttttgaaattggacatttattttggaacATCCTAACATGGGAAGGTGGACTgtaacggagggagtaataattttcATATGGTGGATACTTCTGGGGTACGTATTCGCGAGTATTGGAATTAGATACCGCGATATGGATACGACTCCAATCtgtatctgtgcttcataggGGCTTAGTGTTTCTCATTGTCAGCAATAGTTAAAAGTGTCAATTTCAGCTGCTGGGGCAGATATCTCTTTCTTGTCGAGATGAACTTTTGTGACCAGAGTGCTTCTATCTGATGTTTTTGAAGTTTTACTTCAAATACCAGTGCTACACCAGTTTAGCCTGTTCCCTGCGTATTAGCCTCCGACCAACAAATGCGGGGTCAATTATAAGGTAGATAAAGTGGTAAATCATTGCGGGGGCCTGCAAGTATGAATTGGAAGTGTTGCTTCTCATTCATCGGGAGATATCTGTACATATTATTATTCTTGATCAAGTATatgataatttttatttttatttttcattcttcAACTTTTGGAAGCTGCTTGTTTTGAAACATATGTTCTTTCAGGGTAAGAAAAACAAGGTGACACAACCCCTCAAAGATGCATTGAGTGAATTAACTAAACTTAAGCAATCGACACGAAGTTCCAACTGAAGAGATCCATTGTAAGTTATTTCACCTCTTGACATCTTGCATCCTAATTTCAAACCTCTTGAAATCAAACCAGTGTACAGCTATATATGTTCTATATTGTCTGAGACGGCTTGTCGGCAGTCTTGCCTAGAACTGCAGTTCAGTGTTGTCCAGCCACTTGCCAGACCTAATTCAATCTTGTCGAACACCATGAGTATGGTTTGAAATAATGTCAATTTGATACCATTTAGTTTGTGAATGgaatacaaaaacaaataaaaattgggTTTCTGAACACACTGGGTCGGAACCCAGCAAAAATCAGTTCCGAGTTATTTTGTATTAAGGATCCaattaacatgattttaaacAACAACTAAGTGTCTCAATGTGATGTGCAATATTAATGGAATCAATTATTGAATTAGATCCGTCAGGGGTCCGAAAACGCTGAACTGTTTGTTGGGTGCAATTCTTAGCGAAACTGGTGACAATCCATTTCCGTGTTTTTGGTTGTTGGATTCTTAATGCTAGTGCACTTCCCGAAGGAACATTGCAGGGTGTGGACATGTTGCGGGCTAGGTAGAACAGAACCTGGTACTGTTTTATGGAGGAACTTTTTAACAGGCTTCCTTAATAGGGTTGGCGATAACTACAAATTTGAGATAGAGCATAACTACAAATTTGAGATAGAGCATAACTCGCATCAAAGTGGGGAGGTAGTCCTCGGGCCAATCTTTGAATGCCGGAGTTCCAAGCCATACAGTGT
This DNA window, taken from Rhododendron vialii isolate Sample 1 chromosome 8a, ASM3025357v1, encodes the following:
- the LOC131335452 gene encoding DNA-directed RNA polymerases IV and V subunit 4-like isoform X1, with translation MAEKGGKGFSLPKSSLKSPAHLKGKDDSPAKSKSGRKVQFDSEGDWGKGGKGDKVANGGKSSMPKGSSTSRQKNEQELPKNAKCLMDCEAADIVQGIQEQMVVLSEDPTIKIPIPFDRGLQYAKNGSRYTDPESVRQVLEPLKAHGVSDSEICMIANICPESLDEVFALIPSLKGKKNKVTQPLKDALSELTKLKQSTRSSN
- the LOC131335452 gene encoding DNA-directed RNA polymerases IV and V subunit 4-like isoform X2, which produces MAEKGGKGFSLPKSSLKSPGDWGKGGKGDKVANGGKSSMPKGSSTSRQKNEQELPKNAKCLMDCEAADIVQGIQEQMVVLSEDPTIKIPIPFDRGLQYAKNGSRYTDPESVRQVLEPLKAHGVSDSEICMIANICPESLDEVFALIPSLKGKKNKVTQPLKDALSELTKLKQSTRSSN